From the Diospyros lotus cultivar Yz01 chromosome 13, ASM1463336v1, whole genome shotgun sequence genome, one window contains:
- the LOC127787943 gene encoding transcription termination factor MTEF18, mitochondrial-like — translation MTHLQKLRIQSILRWVSLDFIESCLSPSRTRVWVSGSFHNVQSLRFYSRKTYALSKDSSDSEETLTGNRKIAARISRFAKAEAQSALLEYLHCTRSMQFLDAEHMSRNAPIFLNKLLRRVENETEIRCAIARFLNFHPINEFEPFFESMGLKPAEYSPLLPRDLMFLNDDVMLLENYHVLCNFGVDRMSMGKIYKEATEVFRYDFGVLELKLQAFKEIGLAWTAITKLISLSPHLLIGSNHRDCCKVLEKMKSIGIEYDRIESHIMEGNVYNWSRILELLCLLSNIGFSEEQLEKFICHHLALVFESSGSTTLSLIVLVLKFGITRTEICSMFMQFPPVQVRKFVCNLRQSYHFLVDIDMEVKEIGKIVCSHPVLLGSVSLKKANTLLECLNAGKKRVCNTIKENPEILKGWGLGSKVKPLPSLDEDAKSRMLKTKFLLGLGFAENSNEMKRAQKVFRGKGGELQERFDCFVKAGLTREVVSMMVKLAPQVLNQSKDLIETKIDYLVNVLGYPLSSLVAYPGYISYTIERIKLRLLMYNWLRDHRLAKPDMALSTILATAEAVFVKDYVNRHPKGPRVWEKLKKQVYPQ, via the coding sequence ATGACCCATTTACAAAAACTTAGAATTCAATCTATTTTGAGATGGGTTTCTTTAGATTTCATCGAAAGCTGCCTTAGCCCATCAAGAACTAGGGTTTGGGTATCTGGGTCATTCCATAATGTTCAAAGCCTTAGGTTTTATTCAAGGAAAACATATGCTCTATCCAAGGACAGTTCAGATTCAGAAGAAACTTTGACTGGTAATAGGAAAATTGCTGCTCGAATATCTCGTTTTGCCAAGGCAGAAGCCCAATCTGCTTTACTGGAATACCTGCATTGCACTAGGAGCATGCAGTTTCTGGATGCAGAGCATATGAGCCGTAATGCGCCAATTTTTCTCAACAAGTTGTTAAGAAGGGTCGAGAATGAAACAGAAATAAGGTGTGCTATAGCCCGGTTCTTGAATTTCCATCCTATTAATGAGTTTGAGCCTTTCTTTGAGAGCATGGGTTTGAAACCTGCAGAGTACTCTCCACTTCTTCCTAGGGATCTTATGTTTCTAAATGATGATGTGATGTTGTTAGAGAACTACCATGTTTTGTGTAATTTTGGTGTGGATCGGATGAGTATGGGGAAGATATACAAGGAAGCAACAGAAGTTTTTAGATACGATTTCGGTGTCCTGGAGTTGAAACTTCAAGCTTTCAAAGAGATTGGATTGGCCTGGACTGCTATAACCAAGCTCATTTCTTTAAGTCCCCATCTTCTGATTGGCAGTAATCATAGGGACTGTTGTAAGGTATTAGAAAAAATGAAGAGCATTGGGATTGAATATGATCGGATTGAAAGTCATATAATGGAGGGGAATGTTTATAATTGGAGCCGCATCCTTGAGCTTTTATGCTTATTGAGCAACATAGGCTTCAGTGAAGAGCAATTAGAAAAATTCATTTGCCATCATCTGGCACTTGTATTTGAGTCTTCAGGGAGTACAACCCTTTCATTAATCGTGTTAGTGTTAAAATTTGGTATCACCAGAACTGAGATATGTTCTATGTTTATGCAATTTCCACCGGTCCAAGTTAGAAAATTCGTTTGCAATTTGAGGCAATCCTACCACTTTCTGGTCGATATTGACATGGAGGTCAAAGAGATTGGAAAGATTGTCTGTTCACACCCTGTATTACTGGGTTCCGTTTCTTTAAAGAAAGCAAACACCTTGCTCGAATGCCTGAATGCTGGGAAGAAACGCGTCTGCAACACCATCAAGGAGAACCCAGAAATATTGAAGGGATGGGGTCTTGGATCGAAGGTCAAACCCTTGCCAAGCTTAGATGAGGATGCAAAGTCACGGATGTTAAAGACTAAGTTCTTACTGGGCTTGGGATTTGCAGAGAactcaaatgaaatgaaaagagCTCAAAAAGTTTTCCGAGGCAAAGGAGGAGAACTTCAGGAGAGGTTTGACTGTTTTGTGAAGGCTGGTCTGACTAGGGAAGTTGTCTCAATGATGGTCAAACTGGCTCCACAAGTTCTTAACCAATCGAAGGATTTGATCGAAACGAAAATCGATTACCTTGTCAATGTCTTGGGCTATCCCCTCTCATCTTTGGTGGCATATCCAGGTTATATTTCCTACACAATTGAGAGGATTAAGCTTAGATTGTTGATGTATAATTGGCTCCGGGATCACAGGCTGGCCAAACCTGATATGGCATTGAGCACCATTCTTGCGACGGCAGAGGCAGTGTTCGTTAAGGATTATGTAAATAGGCACCCTAAAGGGCCTCGGGTTTGGGAGAAGCTGAAGAAACAGGTTTATCCCCAATGA
- the LOC127787953 gene encoding myb family transcription factor PHL5-like isoform X1, with amino-acid sequence MYFLRAPLQTEWISILRTETELTFWFLFLAVTCKMSSSHKISCQERAQLNHGFDGDQFQPFRMGTCFQEPEMEGGSQQPSFGQSNPSGTILSGLGSPVSAFYATERCMGLSQSEYQSENPPLCSQQPRDCDLQALSYQSSGDGFYFDPPDQAHPSFQSKDVPESGVKSHFGSNQNYASSERSDRIPSNNFFEEERILQLKRKLLDDLDNSGREHPSYPSNRAQDLSVFHNLYNSQFGHLRQPARPPGDVSVPLANSVPSSAAVLSSKTRIRWTQDLHDRFVECVNCLGGAEKATPKAILKLMDSDGLTIFHVKSHLQKYRIAKYMQESAQATSEKKTDMNDAEQTDAKTGMQLKEALQMQLDVQRHLHEQLEIQRNLQLRIEEQGRQLKMMFDQQQRRNTSFFEAQNSNTTSPDDSTTSLDELQVPTADGSLNTHFPSKIS; translated from the exons ATGTACTTTTTAAGGGCTCCATTGCAAACAGAATGGATTTCGATACTAAGAACTGAAACCGAACTCACCTTTTGGTTTCTGTTTCTTGCTGTAACTTGTAAAATGAGCAGCAGCCACAAGATTAGCTGCCAAGAAAGAGCTCAACTAAACCATGGATTTGACGGCGATCAGTTTCAGCCTTTTCGAATGGGAACTTGTTTTCAAGAACCTGAAATGGAAGGAGGGTCGCAGCAGCCGAGCTTTGGACAGTCTAATCCATCAGGGACAATCCTCAGCGGCCTTGGATCACCAGTTTCTGCTTTCTATGCAACTGAAAGATGCATGGGACTTTCACAAAGTGAGTACCAATCTGAAAACCCCCCTTTGTGCTCCCAACAGCCCCGGGATTGCGATCTGCAAGCCCTGTCGTATCAGTCTTCTGGGGATGGCTTTTATTTTGATCCACCGGATCAAGCTCATCCCAGCTTCCAGTCCAAAGATGTCCCGGAATCAGGTGTCAAATCCCACTTTGGTAGCAACCAAAACTATGCTTCTTCTGAAAGATCTGACAGAATTCCATCGAACAATTTCTTCGAAGAAGAGCGCATTTTGCAGCTGAAAAGAAAATTGCTCGATGACTTGGATAATTCAGGAAGGGAGCATCCTTCATATCCTTCCAACAGAGCTCAAGATCTCAGT GTGTTTCACAACCTGTATAATTCCCAATTTGGACATTTGAGGCAGCCTGCTAGACCACCAGGAGACGTTTCGGTTCCTTTAGCTAATTCTGTTCCCTCCTCTGCAGCAGTGCTCTCCAGTAAAACAAGAATTCGTTGGACTCAAGATCTTCATGACCGGTTTGTTGAGTGTGTAAACTGCCTTGGTGGTGCAGAGA AGGCAACACCAAAGGCAATACTGAAGCTAATGGACTCGGATGGATTGACCATCTTCCATGTGAAAAGTCACCTGCAG AAATATCGAATTGCAAAGTACATGCAAGAGTCAGCACAAG CAACATCTGAGAAGAAGACCGATATGAATGATGCAGAGCAGACTGATGCTAAAAC TGGCATGCAACTCAAGGAGGCGCTACAAATGCAACTAGACGTCCAGAGGCATCTACATGAGCAGCTAGAG ATTCAGAGGAATTTGCAGCTGAGGATTGAAGAACAAGGGAGGCAGCTCAAGATGATGTTTGATCAGCAACAAAGAAGGAATACGAGTTTTTTCGAAGCTCAGAATTCGAATACCACTTCCCCTGATGACTCGACAACCAGTCTCGATGAACTGCAAGTTCCAACAGCTGATGGCTCCTTAAACACTCACTTCCCATCCAAAATAAGTTAG
- the LOC127787953 gene encoding myb family transcription factor PHL5-like isoform X2 produces the protein MYFLRAPLQTEWISILRTETELTFWFLFLAVTCKMSSSHKISCQERAQLNHGFDGDQFQPFRMGTCFQEPEMEGGSQQPSFGQSNPSGTILSGLGSPVSAFYATERCMGLSQSEYQSENPPLCSQQPRDCDLQALSYQSSGDGFYFDPPDQAHPSFQSKDVPESGVKSHFGSNQNYASSERSDRIPSNNFFEEERILQLKRKLLDDLDNSGREHPSYPSNRAQDLSVFHNLYNSQFGHLRQPARPPGDVSVPLANSVPSSAAVLSSKTRIRWTQDLHDRFVECVNCLGGAEKATPKAILKLMDSDGLTIFHVKSHLQKYRIAKYMQESAQATSEKKTDMNDAEQTDAKTGMQLKEALQMQLDVQRHLHEQLERNLQLRIEEQGRQLKMMFDQQQRRNTSFFEAQNSNTTSPDDSTTSLDELQVPTADGSLNTHFPSKIS, from the exons ATGTACTTTTTAAGGGCTCCATTGCAAACAGAATGGATTTCGATACTAAGAACTGAAACCGAACTCACCTTTTGGTTTCTGTTTCTTGCTGTAACTTGTAAAATGAGCAGCAGCCACAAGATTAGCTGCCAAGAAAGAGCTCAACTAAACCATGGATTTGACGGCGATCAGTTTCAGCCTTTTCGAATGGGAACTTGTTTTCAAGAACCTGAAATGGAAGGAGGGTCGCAGCAGCCGAGCTTTGGACAGTCTAATCCATCAGGGACAATCCTCAGCGGCCTTGGATCACCAGTTTCTGCTTTCTATGCAACTGAAAGATGCATGGGACTTTCACAAAGTGAGTACCAATCTGAAAACCCCCCTTTGTGCTCCCAACAGCCCCGGGATTGCGATCTGCAAGCCCTGTCGTATCAGTCTTCTGGGGATGGCTTTTATTTTGATCCACCGGATCAAGCTCATCCCAGCTTCCAGTCCAAAGATGTCCCGGAATCAGGTGTCAAATCCCACTTTGGTAGCAACCAAAACTATGCTTCTTCTGAAAGATCTGACAGAATTCCATCGAACAATTTCTTCGAAGAAGAGCGCATTTTGCAGCTGAAAAGAAAATTGCTCGATGACTTGGATAATTCAGGAAGGGAGCATCCTTCATATCCTTCCAACAGAGCTCAAGATCTCAGT GTGTTTCACAACCTGTATAATTCCCAATTTGGACATTTGAGGCAGCCTGCTAGACCACCAGGAGACGTTTCGGTTCCTTTAGCTAATTCTGTTCCCTCCTCTGCAGCAGTGCTCTCCAGTAAAACAAGAATTCGTTGGACTCAAGATCTTCATGACCGGTTTGTTGAGTGTGTAAACTGCCTTGGTGGTGCAGAGA AGGCAACACCAAAGGCAATACTGAAGCTAATGGACTCGGATGGATTGACCATCTTCCATGTGAAAAGTCACCTGCAG AAATATCGAATTGCAAAGTACATGCAAGAGTCAGCACAAG CAACATCTGAGAAGAAGACCGATATGAATGATGCAGAGCAGACTGATGCTAAAAC TGGCATGCAACTCAAGGAGGCGCTACAAATGCAACTAGACGTCCAGAGGCATCTACATGAGCAGCTAGAG AGGAATTTGCAGCTGAGGATTGAAGAACAAGGGAGGCAGCTCAAGATGATGTTTGATCAGCAACAAAGAAGGAATACGAGTTTTTTCGAAGCTCAGAATTCGAATACCACTTCCCCTGATGACTCGACAACCAGTCTCGATGAACTGCAAGTTCCAACAGCTGATGGCTCCTTAAACACTCACTTCCCATCCAAAATAAGTTAG